A genomic region of Vampirovibrio chlorellavorus contains the following coding sequences:
- a CDS encoding DUF5069 domain-containing protein yields MAEPRSGNLQVGGIGWLARMIDKARLEAAGEIEQYDLEYPCPMDRGLLREMNVDSETFQKIAVSATTDEQVLFELERIGANLPGKPVQ; encoded by the coding sequence ATGGCGGAGCCAAGAAGTGGCAATTTACAGGTGGGTGGCATTGGCTGGCTGGCCCGGATGATTGACAAGGCCCGGCTGGAAGCCGCTGGCGAGATTGAGCAATACGACCTGGAGTACCCTTGCCCCATGGATCGTGGCCTGCTGCGGGAGATGAACGTGGATTCTGAGACGTTCCAGAAAATTGCTGTTTCGGCCACCACCGACGAGCAGGTGTTGTTTGAGCTGGAGCGCATTGGGGCCAATTTGCCTGGCAAGCCAGTTCAATAG
- a CDS encoding fumarate reductase/succinate dehydrogenase flavoprotein subunit yields MSVTYETHTHDVLVIGAGGAGLRAAIEVSAQGLSVGLVCKSLLGKAHTVMAEGGAAAALGNVDPQDGWQTHFKDTMKGGKFMNNWRMAELHAKQAPDRINELQQWGAVFDRTKDGKISQRAFGGHTYKRLAHVGDRTGLEMIRTLQDKGVHSGIDVYMECTVSQLLKDGDGRVNGAFGYWRESGRFVVFNAKAVILATGGTGKAWKITSNSWEYTGDGQTLAYDAGADLLDMEFIQFHPTGMVWPPGVRGILVTEGVRGEGGILRNKDGKRFMFDYLPPETKHTFAETEEECERWVKATLANEQTDARRPPELSTRDNVAKAIYYEVQAGRGSPHGGVFLDISYQDADRIKRKLPSMYHQFKELADVDITKQPMEVGPTMHYTMGGIRVNPETQMTAVPGLFAAGECAAGLHGANRLGGNSLSDLVVFGRLAGLGAVEFAKSVEGTPKADEAQVKAAAQELLAPFERTGEGPYEVHRDLQEVMQHKVGIMRTEEDLQKALVELDAIEQRVAKVSVEGSIQFNPGWHLAQDLKNMIVVSKAVAKCALERRESRGGHTRVDFPNYDEKLANVNALIRKGEDGSMQYRTEATPEMPPELKKLFEEEKK; encoded by the coding sequence ATGAGCGTGACTTATGAAACACACACGCACGACGTGCTGGTCATTGGGGCCGGTGGTGCCGGTCTGCGTGCCGCAATTGAAGTATCGGCCCAAGGCTTGTCCGTGGGACTGGTCTGCAAGTCCCTGTTGGGCAAAGCCCACACCGTAATGGCTGAAGGGGGTGCCGCCGCCGCACTGGGGAACGTTGATCCGCAAGATGGCTGGCAAACCCACTTCAAGGACACCATGAAGGGTGGCAAGTTCATGAACAATTGGCGTATGGCTGAGCTGCACGCCAAGCAAGCCCCCGATCGCATCAACGAGTTGCAGCAATGGGGCGCTGTGTTCGATCGTACCAAGGATGGCAAAATCAGCCAGCGGGCTTTTGGGGGACACACCTACAAGCGTCTGGCCCACGTGGGTGACCGTACCGGTTTGGAAATGATTCGCACCCTGCAAGACAAGGGCGTTCACTCCGGCATTGATGTGTACATGGAATGCACCGTCAGCCAGTTGCTAAAAGATGGCGATGGCCGGGTCAACGGTGCCTTTGGCTACTGGCGTGAAAGCGGCCGCTTTGTGGTGTTCAACGCCAAGGCGGTCATTCTGGCCACTGGCGGGACTGGCAAAGCCTGGAAAATCACTTCCAACTCCTGGGAATACACCGGCGACGGCCAGACACTGGCCTATGACGCCGGCGCCGATCTGCTGGATATGGAGTTCATTCAGTTCCACCCCACCGGGATGGTCTGGCCGCCTGGCGTCCGGGGTATTCTGGTCACCGAAGGGGTTCGCGGCGAAGGCGGTATTCTGCGGAACAAGGATGGCAAGCGCTTTATGTTTGACTACCTGCCTCCAGAGACCAAGCACACCTTTGCCGAAACCGAGGAAGAGTGCGAGCGCTGGGTGAAGGCCACGTTGGCCAACGAGCAAACCGATGCCCGTCGTCCACCCGAACTGTCCACCCGGGATAACGTGGCCAAGGCCATTTACTACGAAGTACAGGCCGGTCGTGGAAGCCCACACGGTGGCGTGTTCCTGGATATCAGCTATCAGGACGCCGACCGCATCAAGCGTAAGTTGCCCAGCATGTACCACCAGTTCAAAGAGCTGGCCGATGTGGACATTACCAAGCAGCCCATGGAAGTGGGCCCCACCATGCACTACACCATGGGCGGCATTCGGGTGAATCCTGAAACCCAAATGACCGCTGTGCCCGGCTTGTTCGCCGCGGGCGAATGCGCCGCGGGTCTGCACGGGGCCAACCGGTTGGGTGGCAACTCCCTGTCGGATCTGGTGGTGTTTGGCCGTTTGGCCGGTCTCGGTGCCGTGGAGTTCGCTAAGTCCGTGGAAGGAACGCCCAAGGCTGATGAAGCGCAGGTGAAAGCCGCCGCTCAGGAATTGCTGGCGCCGTTTGAACGCACCGGTGAAGGCCCTTATGAAGTTCACCGTGATCTGCAAGAAGTGATGCAGCATAAGGTGGGCATTATGCGCACGGAAGAAGATCTACAGAAAGCCCTGGTAGAATTGGATGCCATTGAGCAGCGGGTGGCCAAGGTCTCCGTGGAAGGCTCGATTCAGTTCAACCCCGGCTGGCACTTGGCCCAGGATCTGAAGAACATGATCGTGGTTTCCAAAGCGGTGGCCAAATGCGCGCTGGAGCGTCGTGAAAGCCGTGGCGGCCACACCCGTGTGGATTTCCCCAATTACGATGAAAAACTGGCCAATGTTAACGCCCTCATCCGCAAGGGAGAGGACGGCAGCATGCAATATCGCACCGAGGCCACGCCGGAAATGCCCCCTGAACTGAAGAAGCTCTTTGAGGAGGAGAAAAAGTAA
- a CDS encoding succinate dehydrogenase/fumarate reductase iron-sulfur subunit → MAQSATHQTSTSNGQAKTATFRVFRGDAQGGQVQDYQVPVESGMVVLDAMHYIQGFQSPDLAVRWNCKAAKCGSCSAEVNGKPSLMCKTRLDHLDLSQPIMVQPLKTFPLIRDLVTDVSWNYEVNKTIQPFTPPDENAKDWRYFQNDVDRPQEFRKCIECFLCQDVCHVLRNHNQKDQFYGPRWMIRLASLEMHPMDRADRIPFIKEKAGIGLCNITKCCTEVCPEEIRITDNAIIPLKERVVDRYYDPMMWFLRKLGFIR, encoded by the coding sequence ATGGCCCAGTCAGCGACTCATCAGACGTCCACCAGTAATGGGCAGGCCAAAACGGCTACTTTTCGGGTCTTCCGAGGAGATGCTCAAGGTGGGCAGGTTCAGGACTATCAGGTGCCGGTAGAGTCCGGCATGGTGGTACTGGATGCCATGCACTACATTCAGGGCTTTCAAAGTCCTGATTTGGCCGTTCGCTGGAATTGCAAGGCGGCCAAATGTGGCTCTTGCAGCGCCGAAGTGAACGGGAAGCCCAGCCTGATGTGCAAAACCCGGCTGGATCACCTGGATCTCAGTCAGCCCATCATGGTACAGCCCCTGAAAACCTTCCCCCTGATTCGGGATTTGGTCACCGACGTGTCCTGGAACTACGAGGTGAACAAGACCATTCAGCCCTTCACCCCCCCGGATGAAAACGCCAAGGATTGGCGCTACTTCCAGAACGATGTGGATCGCCCGCAGGAGTTCCGCAAGTGTATCGAATGCTTCCTGTGTCAGGATGTTTGCCACGTACTGCGGAATCATAACCAGAAGGATCAGTTCTATGGGCCTCGCTGGATGATTCGTTTGGCCAGTCTGGAAATGCACCCCATGGATCGGGCCGATCGAATTCCCTTCATCAAGGAAAAGGCGGGCATTGGTCTGTGCAACATTACCAAGTGCTGTACGGAAGTCTGTCCGGAAGAGATCCGCATTACCGATAACGCCATTATTCCGCTGAAAGAACGGGTGGTGGATCGGTATTATGATCCCATGATGTGGTTCCTGCGGAAGTTGGGCTTCATCCGTTAA
- a CDS encoding 2-oxoglutarate and iron-dependent oxygenase domain-containing protein has product MSTIYVRTSQGMAMPITFPAAKSKAKHAPDVKANQTERNPFLSPPSRSASAERLQETPPQSPAKQPATAHHFAGHLLNRKAVQSIRFQGWGKAGQELPVVNLEDFTGGNAAKRAAFVQKMGDSLSRFGFVSISGHSVPSTLVKNYYHTIPKVFSLPMPVKTQYVRSDLGRSRGYYELGQETKSVYEGGPRMADKKENWHSGAPDTLNVFPAEGPRSFPRQNALLFNNMEKTALLLAEALGEYLDSMGLNDRGYLKSTLVDHRQRPIGNHLMRSIHYPAVPEKERGSAQPGQPVIRAGQHFDMNLFTLLPEATEAGLQIMPRENGQETGQWLPIHSQAGTLIMNVGDMLSFITGGSINEQGRIVKHGTIPSIRHQVVGDESTLDKPRYSIPFFVTPHYDKPLRNLKTGEEIPTVEFSYRRLNGHGSLSNASLGDFRQNVAPMLRPLE; this is encoded by the coding sequence ATGTCCACCATTTACGTGCGCACGTCCCAGGGGATGGCCATGCCAATTACCTTTCCGGCGGCCAAATCCAAAGCGAAACATGCACCAGATGTCAAAGCAAACCAGACCGAGAGAAACCCGTTTCTGTCTCCCCCAAGCCGGTCCGCATCTGCCGAGCGCCTGCAAGAAACACCGCCGCAATCACCTGCAAAACAACCCGCCACCGCCCATCACTTCGCCGGGCATCTGCTCAACCGCAAAGCGGTTCAGTCCATACGTTTTCAGGGCTGGGGCAAAGCCGGACAGGAACTGCCGGTCGTGAACCTGGAAGACTTTACCGGCGGCAATGCGGCCAAGCGGGCCGCCTTTGTACAAAAAATGGGCGATAGCCTGTCCCGTTTTGGCTTTGTATCCATCAGCGGCCACTCCGTCCCATCCACCCTGGTCAAAAACTACTACCACACCATCCCCAAAGTCTTCAGCTTGCCCATGCCGGTGAAAACGCAGTACGTTCGGTCGGATCTGGGTCGCAGCAGAGGGTATTATGAGTTGGGCCAAGAGACCAAATCCGTCTATGAGGGTGGCCCCCGGATGGCCGACAAAAAAGAAAACTGGCACAGCGGCGCGCCGGACACCCTGAATGTTTTCCCAGCGGAAGGCCCTCGCAGTTTCCCCCGGCAAAACGCCCTCCTGTTTAACAATATGGAAAAAACCGCTTTACTACTGGCAGAGGCTTTGGGCGAGTATCTGGACAGCATGGGACTGAACGATCGGGGCTATCTCAAGTCCACCCTGGTGGATCATCGGCAACGACCCATCGGCAACCACCTCATGCGCAGCATTCATTATCCCGCCGTGCCCGAAAAAGAACGAGGCAGCGCCCAGCCGGGGCAGCCGGTCATTCGGGCCGGTCAGCACTTTGATATGAACCTGTTCACCCTGTTGCCGGAGGCTACGGAGGCCGGATTACAGATCATGCCCCGGGAAAATGGCCAGGAAACCGGCCAATGGCTGCCCATCCACAGCCAGGCTGGCACCCTGATTATGAACGTGGGCGATATGTTGTCCTTTATTACCGGGGGCAGCATTAATGAGCAGGGACGCATTGTCAAACACGGGACCATTCCGTCCATTCGCCATCAGGTGGTGGGAGATGAAAGCACGCTGGACAAGCCACGATACTCCATTCCGTTTTTTGTGACGCCGCATTATGATAAACCCCTGCGCAATCTCAAAACCGGCGAGGAAATTCCCACCGTGGAATTCTCGTATCGACGGTTGAACGGGCACGGTAGCCTCAGCAACGCCTCACTGGGCGACTTCCGACAAAACGTCGCCCCCATGCTCCGTCCGCTGGAATAG
- the glgC gene encoding glucose-1-phosphate adenylyltransferase, which produces MKKNVLVMILAGGEGKRLYPLTLDRAKPAVPFGGKYRIIDFVLNNFINSEYYKIKILTQFKSDSLNRHVARCWPMPPFLNQFVDLVPAQMRLGQEWYRGTADAIYQNLNIIEDENPSLVAVFGGDHVYKMDVSQMVDYHKMQAADLSIAAIPVPISQASEFGIIEVDSMFRVTGWQEKPRHNIREIPGRPGWALASMGNYIFNRTVLVEELLLDAANEQSAHDFGKNVIADMIQKGRRVFVYDFATNTVPAQSPIEQGYWRDVGTIDAYWEANMDLVTPSPIFNLYNREWPIKTFSYQAPPAKYVFDQEERRGFATDSIVADGCIISGGRLIRCVLSPFCRINSYSLVEESILMHGVHVGRHAKIRRAIIDKGVEIPPHSRIGYDRAEDEARGFFVSEGGVTVVPKGAILSSQPEPVEVRSL; this is translated from the coding sequence ATGAAAAAAAATGTACTGGTCATGATTTTAGCCGGGGGAGAAGGCAAACGTCTTTACCCGTTGACGCTGGATCGGGCCAAACCGGCGGTACCCTTTGGCGGCAAGTACCGCATTATCGACTTTGTACTGAACAACTTTATCAACTCCGAATATTACAAAATCAAGATCCTGACCCAGTTCAAGTCTGACTCCCTGAACCGCCACGTGGCCCGCTGCTGGCCCATGCCCCCCTTTCTGAACCAATTTGTGGATCTGGTACCGGCTCAAATGCGCCTGGGACAGGAGTGGTACCGGGGCACCGCCGATGCCATCTACCAGAACCTGAACATCATTGAAGACGAAAATCCTTCGCTGGTGGCCGTCTTTGGCGGCGATCACGTCTACAAGATGGACGTGAGCCAGATGGTGGATTACCACAAAATGCAAGCCGCCGATCTCAGCATTGCCGCCATCCCAGTACCCATCAGCCAGGCCAGCGAGTTTGGCATTATCGAAGTGGACAGCATGTTTCGGGTCACCGGCTGGCAGGAGAAACCCAGGCACAACATCAGGGAAATTCCCGGTCGGCCCGGTTGGGCCTTGGCCTCCATGGGCAATTACATCTTCAATCGCACCGTGCTGGTGGAAGAACTGTTACTGGACGCCGCCAATGAGCAGTCCGCCCACGACTTTGGCAAAAACGTGATTGCCGATATGATTCAAAAAGGGCGTCGGGTCTTTGTGTACGACTTTGCCACCAATACCGTGCCGGCTCAAAGCCCCATTGAACAGGGCTACTGGCGGGATGTTGGCACCATTGACGCCTACTGGGAAGCCAACATGGACTTGGTCACCCCATCTCCCATCTTCAATTTGTACAACCGGGAGTGGCCCATTAAAACCTTCTCCTACCAAGCGCCCCCGGCCAAGTACGTGTTCGATCAGGAAGAGCGACGGGGCTTCGCCACGGATTCCATTGTGGCCGATGGCTGCATCATCAGTGGGGGACGCCTGATTCGCTGTGTACTGTCTCCCTTTTGCCGCATTAACAGCTACTCACTGGTGGAAGAGTCCATCCTGATGCATGGGGTGCATGTGGGCAGGCACGCCAAAATTCGCCGGGCCATTATTGATAAGGGGGTAGAGATCCCCCCCCACAGCCGCATTGGCTATGACCGGGCCGAAGACGAGGCCCGGGGCTTCTTCGTATCCGAAGGCGGGGTGACCGTGGTGCCCAAAGGGGCCATTCTCTCTTCCCAACCGGAACCCGTGGAAGTACGCAGCCTGTAA
- a CDS encoding lysophospholipid acyltransferase family protein — MSARFLNFHCAIPAAEINRLQAIQQQGGATMLALNHSSLADSFSIQALAYQARLTPVTMAALKNFDRKIANIPYQIIWPIARRLGYFSVNRGNQSIQKSTDHVQEILGKGKNPLLIFPEGRISWQNNQVGACQTGALRLALQTSQNKGQTVRILPVGIGYRYLPQAKGQVLKLLTQNEKKCFKGQPPQYLPTD, encoded by the coding sequence GTGAGTGCAAGGTTTCTGAATTTCCACTGCGCCATCCCAGCGGCAGAAATCAATCGCCTGCAGGCCATCCAGCAGCAAGGGGGCGCTACCATGCTGGCCCTCAATCACTCCAGTCTGGCGGACTCTTTCAGCATTCAGGCACTGGCTTACCAGGCCAGACTGACTCCCGTCACCATGGCCGCCCTGAAAAACTTCGATCGAAAAATCGCCAACATCCCCTACCAAATTATTTGGCCCATTGCCAGACGTCTGGGGTACTTTTCCGTCAACCGAGGCAACCAAAGTATCCAGAAAAGCACGGATCATGTGCAAGAAATATTGGGCAAGGGCAAGAACCCGTTACTTATCTTCCCGGAAGGGCGCATTAGCTGGCAAAATAATCAGGTGGGCGCCTGCCAGACTGGAGCCCTTCGACTGGCCCTGCAAACCAGCCAAAATAAAGGACAAACCGTTCGTATCCTCCCGGTTGGGATTGGCTACCGCTATTTGCCACAAGCCAAGGGTCAAGTGCTCAAACTGCTGACCCAAAATGAGAAAAAATGCTTCAAGGGCCAGCCCCCCCAATACCTACCAACCGATTGA
- a CDS encoding KdsC family phosphatase: MTTLPDRSDTLRAQAGRIRLVVMDVDGVLTDGKISYTSAGDEIKSFNVKDGLGISLGIRHGLQFGIITARESIMVTRRAEELGIQHLIQKTKTKLPALQQLVSDLGLGFEQVAYVGDDLPDMPCMEQVGFAACPADAAREVLAMAHFVSRYNGGGGAVREILELILDSQKSESGDNSPDVGSGCQ, from the coding sequence ATGACCACCCTCCCTGACCGTTCTGATACGTTGCGAGCGCAAGCCGGTCGCATTCGGCTGGTGGTGATGGATGTGGACGGCGTATTGACCGATGGCAAGATCAGCTACACCTCCGCCGGGGATGAGATTAAAAGCTTTAACGTCAAAGACGGGCTGGGCATCTCTCTGGGGATCCGACACGGGCTGCAATTTGGCATCATCACCGCCCGGGAGTCGATCATGGTCACCCGTCGGGCCGAGGAGTTGGGCATTCAGCACCTCATTCAAAAGACCAAAACCAAGTTGCCCGCCTTGCAGCAACTGGTCAGCGATTTGGGCCTGGGTTTTGAACAGGTGGCCTACGTGGGAGACGACTTGCCGGATATGCCCTGTATGGAGCAGGTGGGTTTTGCCGCTTGCCCGGCGGATGCCGCCCGGGAGGTGTTGGCAATGGCCCATTTTGTCTCCCGCTATAACGGGGGCGGCGGCGCGGTGCGGGAGATTCTGGAATTGATTCTGGACAGCCAGAAAAGCGAGAGTGGCGACAATTCACCAGACGTTGGTTCAGGCTGTCAGTAA
- a CDS encoding alpha/beta hydrolase: protein MGRIVLNNEPFYLQPAQGSPEAFLFLHGLGGGVYEMRPLAEQLLQQGYGVAGFNYPGHDQPAPRMPASTWQQWYQRSEEQYQRLLQAHDRVSLVGFSTGCLLALHLAARYQQTERIHQLVLLSPFLKVRMEWYYLLQPERYVRALGGIIRHVPRWRLPIRDREMQALALEAAYFKTFNIPAVRSALELIQVVDGELEAVNRPTLIVQSTGDRVVCATGAKILMERLASPQKEVLWLEKSDHVILLDSERKQVAERIVKFATGNETPKGFLGGASLDGAAGSP, encoded by the coding sequence TTGGGTCGTATCGTGCTGAACAATGAACCGTTTTACTTGCAACCGGCCCAAGGCAGTCCGGAGGCTTTTTTGTTTCTGCATGGGTTGGGCGGTGGGGTATATGAAATGCGCCCGCTGGCCGAGCAGTTGCTGCAGCAAGGCTATGGGGTCGCCGGGTTTAACTATCCGGGCCACGATCAACCGGCCCCCCGCATGCCCGCTTCCACTTGGCAGCAGTGGTATCAGCGGTCGGAGGAACAGTATCAGCGCCTATTGCAAGCGCATGATCGGGTCTCCTTGGTGGGTTTTTCCACCGGATGCCTGCTGGCCCTGCACTTGGCCGCCCGGTATCAGCAAACAGAGCGCATCCATCAGCTGGTCTTGCTCAGCCCCTTTCTCAAGGTACGAATGGAATGGTACTATCTGCTTCAGCCGGAGCGCTACGTGCGGGCCCTGGGGGGGATCATCCGGCACGTGCCCCGCTGGCGGCTGCCCATCCGGGATCGGGAAATGCAGGCCTTGGCCCTGGAGGCCGCTTACTTCAAGACGTTTAATATCCCGGCGGTGCGCAGCGCCCTGGAGTTGATTCAGGTGGTGGACGGGGAGCTGGAGGCCGTGAATCGGCCTACCCTGATTGTGCAATCCACCGGGGACCGGGTGGTGTGCGCCACGGGGGCCAAAATCCTGATGGAACGGCTGGCCTCTCCGCAAAAAGAGGTGCTGTGGCTGGAAAAATCGGATCACGTGATTTTGCTGGACAGTGAGCGGAAGCAGGTGGCCGAGCGGATTGTGAAATTTGCCACGGGGAATGAAACGCCGAAAGGCTTCCTCGGAGGGGCCAGTCTGGACGGTGCCGCGGGTAGCCCTTGA
- a CDS encoding peptidylprolyl isomerase — MSNTSALEVRASHLLVGTREEAEQCRQEILEGKTFAEVAKRVSKCPSGAQGGDLGFFGRGRMVPQFDKVAFELPVGELSEPVQTQFGWHILTVTETK, encoded by the coding sequence ATGAGCAATACCTCTGCGTTGGAAGTTCGGGCCAGCCACTTGTTGGTGGGCACCCGGGAAGAAGCCGAACAGTGCCGTCAGGAAATTTTGGAAGGCAAGACCTTTGCCGAAGTGGCCAAGCGGGTCTCCAAGTGCCCCTCAGGCGCTCAAGGTGGAGATTTAGGCTTTTTTGGCCGGGGCCGCATGGTGCCTCAGTTCGATAAAGTGGCCTTTGAACTGCCGGTGGGTGAATTGTCCGAGCCGGTGCAAACCCAGTTTGGCTGGCACATTTTGACGGTAACCGAGACGAAGTAA
- a CDS encoding ABC transporter permease, with protein sequence MGLIGLLALLGPLLGPDPTAIMPDLPTAPPWPLAGNVMGHWFGTDDLGRDLLSRTAVGARISLLIGLSTAVVAVIIGTLYGTVSALCEGKTDTLMMRIIDILYALPSLMVVILFSVFLGRGLVSLVLALSLFSWPDTARIIRGQILSLKREEFVEAFHSIGGSAPLLIWKHFIPNTLGLIILTATITVPRAVLTESTLSFIGLGVEPPLSSWGTLAGEGWQLVRVAPHMLFFPALFIFTTMIALNLLGDGLREYFNPKKEN encoded by the coding sequence TTGGGACTAATTGGACTACTGGCCTTACTCGGCCCCCTGCTGGGTCCCGATCCCACGGCCATTATGCCGGACTTGCCCACGGCCCCGCCATGGCCGCTGGCTGGAAATGTGATGGGCCACTGGTTTGGTACCGACGATCTGGGCCGGGACTTGCTCAGCCGCACGGCGGTGGGGGCTCGCATTTCCCTGCTGATTGGCTTATCCACCGCTGTGGTGGCCGTCATTATTGGCACCCTGTACGGCACGGTTTCTGCCCTGTGCGAAGGCAAAACCGATACGCTGATGATGCGCATCATTGATATTCTGTACGCCCTGCCCTCCCTGATGGTGGTCATCCTGTTCAGCGTGTTTCTGGGCCGGGGGCTGGTCAGTCTGGTGCTGGCCCTGTCCCTGTTCAGTTGGCCGGATACCGCCCGCATCATTCGGGGGCAAATTCTCAGCCTGAAGCGGGAAGAGTTTGTGGAGGCCTTTCACAGCATTGGGGGCAGTGCCCCGCTGCTCATCTGGAAGCATTTTATCCCCAACACCCTGGGCCTGATTATTTTGACCGCCACCATCACCGTGCCTCGGGCCGTCCTCACCGAGTCCACCCTGAGTTTTATCGGCCTGGGCGTGGAGCCCCCCTTAAGCAGCTGGGGGACTTTGGCGGGAGAAGGCTGGCAACTGGTGCGGGTGGCCCCGCACATGCTGTTTTTCCCGGCCCTCTTTATTTTTACCACCATGATCGCCCTGAACCTGCTGGGCGATGGCTTGCGGGAATACTTCAACCCCAAAAAGGAAAACTGA
- a CDS encoding ABC transporter permease produces the protein MPSLILRRLLTGFVTLFVVISLTFLLLRLMPGGPFDQDRKLPPAIQANIEARYHLNKPLWQQYGIYIGGILRGDLGPSFKYKSRSVRDIVGEATLTSTKLGLMALTLGVLLGTTLGTLAGLSTSRFWDGLLTLTGVASISTPLFIFGGFLVLLFSLSLGWLPAATLESPKHYLLPVLTLSLTPFSYAFLLVRTTVREVRSQQYVLIKRSQGLAESTIALRHILRNSLIPLVSILGPIAAAIITGSFAVEYIFAIPGLGKHFVTAVSNRDYTLVMGITIIYGLALILFNTLTDIVYGLLDPRLREEAKR, from the coding sequence ATGCCCAGCCTGATTTTAAGACGACTACTGACCGGTTTCGTCACCCTGTTTGTGGTGATTAGCCTGACCTTTTTACTGCTGCGACTCATGCCGGGCGGCCCCTTTGATCAGGATCGCAAGCTGCCCCCGGCCATTCAGGCCAATATTGAGGCCCGCTACCATCTGAATAAGCCGCTGTGGCAGCAATACGGCATTTACATCGGCGGCATCCTGCGGGGAGATCTGGGCCCCTCCTTCAAATACAAGTCCCGCTCGGTCCGGGACATTGTGGGCGAGGCCACCCTGACCTCCACCAAACTGGGTCTGATGGCCCTGACGCTGGGGGTTTTGCTGGGAACCACCCTGGGCACCCTGGCCGGACTCAGTACCAGCCGCTTCTGGGATGGCCTGCTGACCCTGACGGGCGTGGCCAGTATTTCCACCCCCTTGTTCATCTTTGGGGGCTTTTTGGTGCTGCTCTTCTCGCTATCGCTGGGCTGGTTACCGGCCGCCACGCTGGAAAGCCCGAAGCATTACCTGCTACCGGTCTTAACGTTGTCCCTGACCCCCTTCTCGTATGCCTTTCTGCTGGTGCGTACCACCGTGCGAGAAGTGCGCTCTCAGCAGTACGTTCTCATCAAGCGCAGTCAGGGCTTGGCAGAAAGCACCATTGCCCTGCGTCACATCCTGAGAAATTCTCTTATCCCGCTGGTGTCCATTTTAGGCCCCATAGCCGCCGCCATTATCACCGGCTCCTTTGCCGTGGAATACATTTTTGCCATTCCCGGGCTGGGCAAACACTTTGTGACCGCCGTCAGCAACCGGGATTACACACTGGTAATGGGCATTACCATTATTTACGGGCTGGCCCTCATTCTATTTAACACCCTGACCGATATCGTCTACGGGCTTCTGGATCCCCGCCTGCGAGAGGAAGCCAAGCGATGA